A DNA window from Actinomycetota bacterium contains the following coding sequences:
- a CDS encoding HAMP domain-containing sensor histidine kinase: MLFTSAIVVGALLLLGAALHALLAKSLYTQQNYDAVQQVKLLTRPGEISDVSGVNTEQIQDALKDQLIKRLGGQPNFEAVVLRGEDGTPSSSDEDFRIEHVPAGLVERVERGNELAYVYIRSPVGPGRMLVVGAPIRLDQSDAGAQQAYFFYPLNFQEETLAKLSNFLLIVGAGLLAAVVILAAISIGRVLKPIQRARDVAEEIAAGNLAARIPQATSQDDFGKLAESFNRMTDNLAQKIGELEHVGSLQARFVSDVSHELRTPLATVRMAADYIHAARAGLPPDAQRAAVLLERELERFENLLEDLLEISRFDAGVINLEPVEVDLSGLLDEVVDALDPIAHGRKVDVALEVDRSQGQPLVAADPRRLDRVFSNLVKNAIEHTVEGGVRIWVGRRARDVVVTVADEGEGIPAEDLPHIFERFYRADVHRARTLGGTGLGLAIALENVNLHRGSIDVQSEVGQGSTFTVTLPAIDPKPEPADGRAAEPQPEPAPVPEVAVGG, from the coding sequence GTGCTGTTCACGTCGGCGATCGTGGTCGGGGCGCTGCTGCTCCTCGGCGCGGCCCTGCATGCCCTGCTGGCCAAGTCCCTGTACACCCAGCAGAACTACGACGCCGTCCAGCAGGTCAAGCTCCTCACCCGGCCCGGCGAGATCAGTGACGTCTCCGGCGTCAACACCGAGCAGATCCAGGATGCGCTCAAGGATCAGCTGATCAAGCGGCTGGGCGGCCAGCCGAACTTCGAGGCCGTGGTCCTGCGCGGGGAGGACGGGACCCCGAGCTCCTCCGACGAGGACTTCAGGATCGAGCACGTCCCCGCCGGCCTGGTCGAGCGGGTCGAGCGCGGCAACGAGCTGGCCTACGTGTACATCCGCTCGCCCGTCGGCCCGGGCCGCATGCTGGTCGTGGGCGCCCCGATCCGTCTCGACCAGAGCGACGCCGGCGCCCAGCAGGCCTACTTCTTCTACCCCCTGAACTTCCAGGAGGAGACGCTCGCCAAGCTCTCCAACTTCCTGCTGATCGTGGGCGCCGGGCTGCTCGCGGCCGTGGTCATCCTGGCCGCCATCTCGATCGGCCGGGTGCTCAAGCCGATCCAGCGGGCCAGGGACGTCGCCGAGGAGATCGCGGCCGGCAACCTGGCCGCCCGGATCCCCCAGGCGACCAGCCAGGACGACTTCGGCAAGCTGGCCGAGTCGTTCAACCGGATGACCGACAACCTGGCCCAGAAGATCGGCGAGCTGGAGCACGTGGGCAGCCTGCAGGCCCGGTTCGTCTCCGACGTCAGCCACGAGCTGCGCACGCCCCTGGCCACGGTGCGCATGGCCGCCGACTACATCCACGCCGCCCGGGCCGGCCTCCCCCCCGACGCCCAGCGGGCCGCCGTGCTGCTGGAACGCGAGCTGGAGCGGTTCGAGAACCTGCTCGAGGACCTCCTGGAGATCAGCCGCTTCGACGCCGGGGTGATCAACCTGGAGCCGGTCGAGGTCGACCTCAGCGGGCTGCTCGACGAGGTGGTCGACGCCCTCGACCCGATCGCCCACGGGCGCAAGGTCGACGTGGCCCTCGAGGTGGACCGCAGCCAGGGCCAGCCGCTGGTCGCGGCCGACCCGCGCCGGCTCGACCGCGTCTTCTCCAACCTGGTCAAGAACGCCATCGAGCACACCGTCGAGGGCGGGGTCCGCATCTGGGTCGGCCGGCGCGCCCGCGACGTGGTCGTCACCGTGGCCGACGAGGGCGAGGGCATCCCGGCCGAGGACCTGCCCCACATCTTCGAGCGCTTCTACCGGGCCGACGTCCACCGGGCCAGGACCCTCGGCGGCACCGGGCTCGGGCTGGCCATCGCCCTCGAGAACGTGAACCTGCACCGTGGCTCGATCGACGTGCAGAGCGAGGTCGGCCAGGGCTCGACCTTCACCGTCACCCTGCCGGCCATCGACCCCAAGCCCGAGCCGGCGGACGGCCGGGCGGCCGAGCCGCAGCCCGAGCCGGCGCCCGTCCCGGAGGTCGCCGTCGGTGGATAG
- the mtrA gene encoding MtrAB system response regulator MtrA, protein MKGRVLVVDDDPSLGEMLGIVLRQEGFEPVFVRSGDQAIAAFHQAKPDLVLLDLMLPGKDGLEICRELRLESGVPIVMLTAKTDTVDVVLGLESGADDYITKPFSAKELVARIRARLRRRDTDGAETLRFHDIEMDVMAHQVTKDGKPVNLTPLEFELLATLARRPRQVFTREVLLEQVWGYRYAGDTRLVNVHVQRLRAKIEDDPENPRVVQTVRGVGYRIGPEGGAVESSAQAGDQG, encoded by the coding sequence GTGAAGGGCAGGGTACTGGTCGTCGACGACGACCCGTCGCTCGGCGAGATGCTCGGGATCGTCCTGCGCCAGGAGGGCTTCGAGCCGGTGTTCGTCCGCTCGGGCGACCAGGCCATCGCCGCCTTCCACCAGGCCAAGCCCGACCTGGTCCTGCTCGACCTCATGCTGCCCGGCAAGGACGGCCTGGAGATCTGCCGCGAGCTGCGGCTGGAGTCCGGCGTCCCCATCGTGATGCTGACCGCCAAGACCGACACCGTCGACGTCGTCCTCGGGCTCGAGTCCGGGGCCGACGACTACATCACCAAGCCGTTCTCGGCCAAGGAGCTGGTGGCCCGCATCCGGGCCCGGCTGCGCCGCCGCGACACCGACGGCGCCGAGACGCTCCGCTTCCACGACATCGAGATGGACGTCATGGCCCACCAGGTCACCAAGGACGGCAAGCCGGTCAACCTGACCCCGCTCGAGTTCGAGCTGCTGGCCACCCTGGCCAGGCGTCCCCGGCAGGTGTTCACCCGCGAGGTCCTGCTCGAGCAGGTCTGGGGCTACCGCTACGCCGGCGACACCCGGCTGGTCAACGTGCACGTCCAGCGGCTGCGGGCCAAGATCGAGGACGACCCGGAGAACCCCCGGGTGGTGCAGACTGTGAGAGGCGTCGGCTACCGCATCGGGCCGGAGGGCGGCGCCGTGGAGTCCTCGGCGCAGGCGGGTGATCAGGGATAA